Within Caulobacter segnis, the genomic segment CGCCGACCTGAGCGTAGGTGTTGGCGTCGATCTGGATCTGGGCGTTCTTGCGGGTCGTCTTGAAGGCCGCCGCGGACAGGGCCAGCATGTCGTTGAAGACGTTGGCCTTGGCGCCCAGCTCGAAGCTCTCGCTGTCTTCCGGCTCCAGCTGGACCGTGGCTAGGTTGCCCGTGCCGGTCGAGGTGTTGCTGTTCTGGTCGCCCGCCGAGATGCCCGGCGGAGTCGAGGACGTGCCGTACGAGGCGTAGACGCTGGAGCTGGTCGTCGGCTTGTAGACCAGGCCGACCTGGTAGTTCGTGAACTCCCACGAGCCCTTGCGCGGCGTGTAGGTCACCGAGGTGAAGACGCCATTGGCCTGGGTGGTGGCGACGTCGTAGCCCTGGCTGTCGTAGCTGTCGTGGCGCAGGCCCAAGTTCAGCAGGATCTTGTCGCCGAACTTGATGGTGTCGAAACCGTAGATCGCGGCGGTCTTGGAGACGTTGCGGGCGGCCGGAGCGCGGTTGATGACGCCCGTCCAGGCGGCCTTGTCGTCCGGCTTGTAGACCAGGGTGCAATCGCCCGCGCCCAGGCTGGTCAGGGTGGCGGCCGCGATCGTGAAGCCGGTTGGGCAGGCCGCGCCCGAGGTCGTGAAGGTCGAATAGGCGGCGTTGAGGTTTTCCTCGCGGCTGAGCTCGACGCCAACGTCGAAGCTGTGCTCCAGGCCGCCGAACATCTTCTTGCCGTGCACGTCGGTGACGGCCGCGATGGTCTTGGTCGGATTCCAGCGGGTCTTGGTGCCCCGCTTCATCCACCATTGGCCCTGGACGAACTGGGCCGCGCCGCCGTCGCCGGGGTTGGTGACGATGTAGTCGTTCAGCGACTTCGAATAGCGGACCACCTGGCGGACGTTCAGGTCGTCATCGATCTTGTGGTCGATGGCGAAGGTGGCGATGTCCGACTTGGTCTTCTGGTAGTCGCGCGACTTGACGCCATAGAAGCTGCGGCGGTCGACGGCCAGGATGCCCGAGGCCGTGCGCGGCTCGGTCGTCTTGGACATCAGCGGGATGCCGTAGTCGGGCGTCTGGTCGGTGTCGAGGTGGTAGTAGCTGAGGGTCAGCTGGGTGTCGCTGTTCAGGCCGACGGCCAGCGACGGGGCCACGCCCCAGCGGCTGAAGTCGACGCTCTTGCGACCCGGCGTGTTGCCCTGCGTGCCCAGCACGTTGAGGCGCACGGCGACGCTGTCGTTGATGGCGTAGTTCAGGTCGGCCGTGGCCCGCACGTACTCGTCCGTGCCGACGCCGACCGCGCCGCGCGCGAAGCTGTCGGCCTTGGGGGTCTTGGACGACAGGTTGATGCTGCCGCCGCCCGAGCCGCGGCCGCTATAGGCGCTGTCGGGACCCTTCACGACCTCGACCTGTTCCAGGTTGAAGATCTCGCGGGTCTGGCCGCCGCTGTCGCGGACGCCGTCGACGAAGATGTTGTTGGCCGAACTGGAGCCGCGGATGAACGGACGGTCGGCCAGCGGCTGGCCCCCCTCGCCGGCCCCGAAGGTGATGCCCGGCGAGGTGCGCAGGATGTCGGTCAGCGAGGTGGCGGCGGTCTGCTCGATGATCCGCGACGGAATGACCGTCACCGACTTGGGCGTATCGACCAGCGGCGCGGTGAACTTGCTCGAGGACGGGTCGGCCACGCGCTTGGCGTCGATGCGGACACCGGCAACCTCGTTGTTGTCGGCGGAAGCGGCCGGGGCGGTGGCGACCGACGCGGCGGCGTCGACATCAGCGGCGGCGGCGGCGTGAGCCAGGCCCAGGCCGGCGAGACCGGCGACGGCGGCCGCGCTCAGCGCGCGACGGGGCCGGCTCACGACGCCGGCGGAGTTCGGGTTACGCATGAATTGATCCTGTCCCCAGGGAGCGCCGTCGAGGGCGCTCCTGAATTTGCGACGCGTTCTTAGCGATCTTGCAAAGCTGTCGCAATGATAATCGTTCTCAATAGCGGCATCTTTGGCGAAAAGGCGGCGCTTTGTTGCGGAAGGTCTCGCTGACTCACGCCTTCGCCGCTTCACGCGGCTGGCCGCTGAAGAGATGGAAAGGGACGCGGAGCGCCGGCCGCGGCCGGCCTTGGCACGGCGGCGCTTCGCTTGACGCCGGACGCGGCGCGGGTCCCTATCCGCGCCGAATACGGAGTCACGTTCATGAAGACCGCTCTCGCCGCCGCATCCACCGCGCTCGTCCTCGCGTCCGGCGTCTTCCCGGGCGGCGCCCAGGCCTCCAGCCTGAAGTCCTGCGCGGTGCCGCCGGTCGTCACCCCGGCTCCGGCCGAGATCCCGCCGGCCAGCGAGGTCCACGCCAACGTGCCGATCGCGGCCTATCTGCTGGCCCTGTTCTGGTCGCCCGAGGCCTGCCGCGCCGGCATCCCGGAGTCGGACAAGGTGATCCAGTGCCAGAACAACCACTTCGGCTTCACCGTGCACGGCCTGTGGCCGAACGGACCGGACAAGGTCCACCCGCGCTATTGCCGCCCCAGCCCGCCGATGAGCCCGGCGACGGTGAAGGCCAATCTGTGCATGACGCCCTCGCCCTGGCTGCTGCAGCACGAATGGCAGGCGCACGGGACCTGCGACTGGGCCACGCCGGAAGACTATTTCAAGAAGGCCCGCAAGCTGCGCGACAAGCTGAACGTGCCGGACCTGGATGCCGGTTCGGACGGCGTCATGTCGGCCGGCGAGATCCGCAAGGCCTTCCTCGACCGCAACCGCAAGCTCAAGCCCGAGGACCTGAACGTCCGCGTCAACAGGGACGGTCGCCTGACCGAGGTCTGGGTCTGCATGAACCTGAAGTTCAAGTACGCGGCCTGCCGCGGCGGCAACGGCGCGCCGGACGGCGCGATCGTGAAGGTGACGGCCAAGCGCTAGAGGGCGTCTGCTCCAGACCGCTCCCGGCCATCGGCCCAAATGCAAAGCGGGCGGTCCCTTTCGGAACCGCCCGCTCGCTAGGATCTCACTTCGGTGAGCCGGTCACCCTCAGGTGTTGACGGCGTCTTCCGGAGCCAGTTCGGCCTTCTTCGACAGGTCTTCGCCGGTCTCCTGATCGACGACCTTCATCGACAGCTTGGTCTTGCCGCGATCGTCGAAGCCCAGGAGCTTCACCTTGACGATCTGGCCTTCCTTCAGCACGTCCGACGGCTTGGCGACGCGTTCGTTGCTGATCTGGCTGACGTGGACGAGGCCGTCCTTGGCGCCGAAGAAGTTCACGAAAGCGCCGAAATCGACAACCTTCACGACCTTGCCGTCGTAGATCTTGCCCACTTCGGCTTCGTCGGTGATCGACTTGATCCAGTCGATCGCGGCCTTGATCTTGGCGCCGTCCGAGGCCGAGACCTTCACGGTGCCTTCGTCGTTGATGTCGACCTTGGCGCCGGTGGTGGCGACGATCTCGCGGATCACCTTGCCGCCCGAACCGATCACTTCACGGATCTTGTCGGTCGGGATGGTGATGGTCTCGATCTTCGGGGCGTAGTCGCCGACGTCTTCACGCGGGGCGTCCATGGCCTTGTTCATTTCGCCGAGGATGTGAGCGCGGCCTTCCTTGGCCTGGGCCAGGGCCTGCTCCATGATCGCGGGCGTGATGCCGGCGATCTTGATGTCCATCTGCAGCGAGGTCAGGCCTTCGCTGGTGCCGGCGACCTTGAAGTCCATGTCGCCCAGGTGATCTTCGTCACCCAGGATGTCCGACAGAACCGCGAAGCCGTCCTTTTCCAGGATCAGGCCCATGGCGATGCCCGAGACCGGACGGACCAGCGGCACGCCGGCGTCCATCATGGCCAGCGACGAACCGCAGACCGTGGCCATCGAGGACGAACCGTTCGACTCGGTGATCTCCGAGACCAGACGGATCGTGTAG encodes:
- a CDS encoding TonB-dependent receptor → MRNPNSAGVVSRPRRALSAAAVAGLAGLGLAHAAAAADVDAAASVATAPAASADNNEVAGVRIDAKRVADPSSSKFTAPLVDTPKSVTVIPSRIIEQTAATSLTDILRTSPGITFGAGEGGQPLADRPFIRGSSSANNIFVDGVRDSGGQTREIFNLEQVEVVKGPDSAYSGRGSGGGSINLSSKTPKADSFARGAVGVGTDEYVRATADLNYAINDSVAVRLNVLGTQGNTPGRKSVDFSRWGVAPSLAVGLNSDTQLTLSYYHLDTDQTPDYGIPLMSKTTEPRTASGILAVDRRSFYGVKSRDYQKTKSDIATFAIDHKIDDDLNVRQVVRYSKSLNDYIVTNPGDGGAAQFVQGQWWMKRGTKTRWNPTKTIAAVTDVHGKKMFGGLEHSFDVGVELSREENLNAAYSTFTTSGAACPTGFTIAAATLTSLGAGDCTLVYKPDDKAAWTGVINRAPAARNVSKTAAIYGFDTIKFGDKILLNLGLRHDSYDSQGYDVATTQANGVFTSVTYTPRKGSWEFTNYQVGLVYKPTTSSSVYASYGTSSTPPGISAGDQNSNTSTGTGNLATVQLEPEDSESFELGAKANVFNDMLALSAAAFKTTRKNAQIQIDANTYAQVGEVEVKGFELGFSGNVTPKWQVFGGYTYMDSELVRGAYTSVNQGDPLANTPKHSFSSFTTYRVTRAISLGGGAYYVSKSFGGNQGGAGGGTNKIYAPSYWRYDAFASWAVNDKVDLQLNVQNLTDERYIVRTNGVHHADPAPGRQAILTFNVKY
- a CDS encoding ribonuclease T2 codes for the protein MKTALAAASTALVLASGVFPGGAQASSLKSCAVPPVVTPAPAEIPPASEVHANVPIAAYLLALFWSPEACRAGIPESDKVIQCQNNHFGFTVHGLWPNGPDKVHPRYCRPSPPMSPATVKANLCMTPSPWLLQHEWQAHGTCDWATPEDYFKKARKLRDKLNVPDLDAGSDGVMSAGEIRKAFLDRNRKLKPEDLNVRVNRDGRLTEVWVCMNLKFKYAACRGGNGAPDGAIVKVTAKR